A single region of the Streptomyces sp. NBC_00236 genome encodes:
- a CDS encoding ArsR/SmtB family transcription factor, which translates to MLTSVDPDLIRVLGDPLRLRIVTLLARETLCTTHLVEETGAKQTNLSNHMKVLREAGVVETEPCGRFTYYRLKPEVLAGLSEQFAALADSARTASTNKRACP; encoded by the coding sequence ATGCTGACTTCAGTCGATCCTGATCTGATCCGGGTGCTGGGCGATCCGCTCCGCCTCCGGATCGTGACCCTGCTGGCGCGCGAGACGCTCTGTACGACGCACCTGGTCGAGGAGACGGGCGCGAAGCAGACGAACCTCTCCAATCACATGAAGGTCCTGCGCGAGGCGGGTGTGGTGGAGACCGAGCCCTGCGGCCGCTTCACCTACTACAGGCTCAAGCCCGAGGTCCTGGCCGGGCTCTCCGAGCAGTTCGCGGCGCTGGCCGACTCCGCTCGCACCGCCTCCACGAACAAGAGGGCCTGCCCGTGA
- the dhaK gene encoding dihydroxyacetone kinase subunit DhaK, translating to MRMLINVPETVVADGLRGMAAAHPELTVDVENRVVVRRDAPVAGKVALVSGGGSGHEPLHAGFVGPGMLSAACPGEVFTSPVPDQMVRAAAAVDSGAGVLFVVKNYTGDVLNFEMAAELADEEGVQVAQVLVNDDVAVTDSLFTAGRRGTGATLFVEKIAGAAAEEGAPLDRVAALARQVNEASRSFGVALTSVTTPAKGSPTFDLPPGELELGVGIHGEPGRERRPMMTSREIADFAVDAVLEDLRPRGPVIALVNGMGATPLLELYGFNAEVQRVLSERGVVVARTLVGNYVTSLDMAGCSVTLCQVDEELVRLWDAPVQTPALRWGR from the coding sequence TTGCGCATGCTGATCAACGTCCCTGAAACCGTGGTCGCCGACGGGCTGCGCGGCATGGCCGCCGCCCATCCCGAACTGACCGTGGACGTCGAGAACCGTGTCGTCGTACGGCGCGACGCGCCCGTGGCCGGCAAGGTCGCCCTGGTCTCCGGTGGCGGGTCCGGTCACGAACCGCTCCATGCCGGGTTCGTCGGCCCCGGCATGCTCTCGGCCGCCTGCCCCGGCGAGGTCTTCACCTCACCCGTGCCGGATCAGATGGTGCGGGCCGCCGCCGCCGTCGACAGCGGCGCCGGCGTGCTGTTCGTCGTGAAGAACTACACCGGCGACGTGCTCAACTTCGAGATGGCCGCCGAACTCGCCGACGAGGAAGGCGTGCAGGTCGCCCAGGTGCTCGTCAATGACGATGTGGCGGTGACCGACAGCCTCTTCACGGCCGGGCGCCGGGGCACGGGGGCGACCCTGTTCGTCGAGAAGATCGCCGGGGCCGCCGCGGAGGAGGGCGCACCGCTGGACCGGGTGGCGGCCCTCGCACGGCAGGTCAACGAGGCGTCGCGGAGTTTCGGTGTGGCGCTGACCTCGGTCACCACGCCGGCCAAGGGCTCCCCCACCTTCGATCTCCCGCCCGGCGAACTCGAACTCGGGGTGGGGATCCACGGCGAGCCGGGAAGGGAGCGGCGCCCGATGATGACCTCACGGGAGATCGCCGACTTCGCGGTCGACGCGGTGCTGGAGGACCTGCGGCCACGGGGTCCTGTCATCGCGCTCGTCAACGGGATGGGCGCGACACCGCTGCTGGAGCTGTACGGATTCAACGCCGAGGTGCAGAGGGTGCTCTCCGAGCGCGGCGTGGTGGTGGCCCGTACCCTCGTGGGGAACTATGTGACCTCGCTCGACATGGCGGGCTGTTCGGTGACGCTCTGCCAGGTCGACGAGGAGCTGGTACGGCTCTGGGACGCGCCGGTGCAGACACCCGCACTGCGCTGGGGCCGCTGA
- a CDS encoding arsenate reductase ArsC — translation MAEPGGKPSVLFVCVHNAGRSQMAAAWLTHLAGDRIEVRSAGSDPGSHVNPAAVEVMAEAGIDISAETPKILTADAVRGSDVCVTMGCGDTCPVFPGKRYLDWELDDPAGRGVEAVRIVRDEIRALVEDLIAELAPDGSA, via the coding sequence ATGGCCGAGCCCGGCGGGAAGCCGTCCGTCCTCTTCGTCTGCGTGCACAACGCAGGCCGTTCCCAGATGGCGGCGGCCTGGCTGACCCATCTGGCCGGGGACCGGATCGAGGTCCGCTCCGCCGGTTCGGACCCGGGCTCCCACGTCAACCCCGCCGCCGTCGAGGTGATGGCGGAGGCCGGGATCGACATCTCCGCCGAGACGCCGAAGATCCTGACGGCCGACGCCGTCCGGGGATCGGACGTGTGCGTCACCATGGGCTGCGGCGACACCTGTCCCGTCTTCCCCGGCAAGCGTTACCTCGACTGGGAACTGGACGACCCGGCCGGCCGGGGAGTCGAGGCCGTGCGCATCGTCCGCGACGAGATCAGGGCGCTGGTGGAGGATCTGATCGCCGAGCTCGCCCCGGACGGCAGTGCCTGA
- a CDS encoding PTS-dependent dihydroxyacetone kinase phosphotransferase subunit DhaM gives MSADKQVGIVLVSHSGPVAAAVADLAKGLAAGGATAPVAAAGGTPAGGLGTSAELIAEAARTVDGGVGVAVLVDLGSAVLTVKAMLAEGDELPDGARLVDAPFVEGAVAAVVTASAGGDLDAVAAAAAEAYGYRKV, from the coding sequence ATGAGCGCGGACAAGCAGGTCGGGATCGTGCTGGTGTCGCACAGCGGCCCGGTGGCCGCGGCGGTCGCCGACCTGGCGAAGGGGCTCGCGGCCGGCGGTGCCACGGCGCCGGTGGCCGCGGCCGGCGGCACGCCCGCGGGCGGGCTCGGGACCAGTGCGGAGCTCATCGCGGAGGCGGCCCGGACCGTGGACGGCGGTGTGGGGGTCGCGGTCCTCGTCGACCTGGGAAGCGCCGTGCTGACGGTGAAGGCGATGCTGGCCGAGGGCGACGAGCTCCCGGACGGGGCACGCCTGGTGGACGCGCCGTTCGTGGAGGGGGCGGTGGCCGCCGTGGTCACGGCATCGGCCGGCGGCGACCTGGACGCGGTGGCGGCCGCGGCCGCGGAGGCGTACGGCTACCGCAAGGTCTAG
- the dhaL gene encoding dihydroxyacetone kinase subunit DhaL, whose protein sequence is MLDAEFFHRWMSTTAASVDREAARLTELDSAIGDADHGSNLQRGFAAVSAALDKEPPQTPGAVLMLAGRQLISSVGGASGPLYGTLLRRTGKALGDAPAVAAGDVARALGEGVAAVAQLGGAQAGDKTMLDALLPAVEALTTSFEAGADAARAGALATVPLQARKGRASYLGERSIGHQDPGATSAALLIAALAETAAVAGGGA, encoded by the coding sequence GTGCTCGACGCCGAATTCTTCCACCGCTGGATGTCCACGACCGCGGCCTCGGTCGACCGTGAGGCGGCCCGTCTGACCGAGCTCGACTCCGCGATCGGGGACGCCGACCACGGCAGCAATCTGCAGCGCGGGTTCGCCGCGGTCTCGGCCGCACTGGACAAGGAGCCGCCACAGACCCCGGGCGCCGTACTGATGCTGGCCGGGCGGCAGTTGATCTCGTCCGTCGGGGGCGCGTCGGGGCCCTTGTACGGGACGTTGCTGCGGCGTACGGGAAAGGCGCTGGGTGACGCGCCCGCCGTCGCAGCCGGGGACGTGGCGCGCGCGCTCGGAGAGGGTGTGGCGGCGGTGGCCCAGCTGGGCGGGGCACAGGCCGGTGACAAGACGATGCTCGACGCGCTGCTGCCGGCCGTCGAGGCGCTCACGACGTCGTTCGAGGCGGGAGCGGACGCGGCCCGGGCGGGCGCGCTGGCGACCGTCCCCCTGCAGGCGCGCAAGGGCCGGGCGAGCTATCTGGGTGAGCGGAGTATCGGGCATCAGGATCCGGGGGCCACGTCGGCCGCGCTGCTGATCGCCGCGCTCGCGGAGACGGCCGCCGTGGCGGGAGGTGGCGCATGA
- a CDS encoding DUF1697 domain-containing protein: MLYIAFLRGMNVPGRSVKMEYLRGLFTEMGFDSVRSYIQSGNVFFESDETDRAVLGARVRERLTQELGYEVAVCLRTVPELEALIALDPFKKVTVTDDLRCCVVFTTERIDPELSLPMLSPKKDMEIIGTSGYDAFVVWHLIKGKAPAAKGFQERVLGHDATTRFFHTVVKILAAAKKGSA, translated from the coding sequence ATGCTGTACATCGCGTTCCTGCGCGGAATGAACGTGCCGGGCCGCTCGGTGAAGATGGAGTATCTGCGCGGTCTGTTCACGGAGATGGGGTTCGACTCCGTACGCAGCTACATCCAGAGCGGGAACGTCTTCTTCGAGTCCGACGAGACGGACCGGGCCGTGCTCGGTGCCCGTGTCCGTGAGCGGCTGACCCAGGAACTCGGCTACGAGGTCGCGGTCTGTCTGCGTACGGTGCCGGAACTGGAGGCGCTGATCGCGCTGGACCCGTTCAAGAAGGTCACGGTCACCGACGATCTGCGCTGCTGCGTGGTGTTCACGACCGAGCGGATCGATCCGGAGCTTTCCCTGCCGATGCTCTCTCCGAAGAAGGACATGGAGATCATCGGCACGAGCGGGTACGACGCCTTCGTCGTCTGGCACCTGATCAAGGGCAAGGCGCCCGCCGCGAAGGGGTTCCAGGAGCGCGTCCTCGGCCACGACGCGACGACGCGCTTCTTCCACACCGTTGTGAAGATCCTCGCCGCGGCCAAGAAGGGCAGTGCCTGA
- the arsB gene encoding ACR3 family arsenite efflux transporter — translation MTSAEAATSPAPVGGGDDSIVRKLSTLDRYLAVWILLAMAVGLGLGRLIPGMNDALAKIEIGGISLPIALGLLVMMYPVLAKVRYDRLDTVTGDRRLMVSSLVINWIVGPAVMFALAWIFLPDLPEYRTGLIIVGLARCIAMVIIWNDLACGDREAAAVLVALNSVFQVLAFGVLGWFYLDLLPRWLGLGDGQGLDVPVWHIALNVIVFLGVPLLAGFLTRRIGERKMGRESYEATFLPRIGPWALYGLLFTIIVLFALQGRTITSQPLDVVRIALPLLVYFAIMFFGSFLLGKALGLAYDRTATLAFTAAGNNFELAIAVAIATFGVTSGQALSGVVGPLIEVPVLIGLVYVALAWRGRFAPSVAAGREG, via the coding sequence GTGACCTCCGCCGAAGCCGCCACCTCCCCCGCTCCGGTCGGTGGTGGGGACGACTCGATCGTCAGGAAGCTCTCCACCCTCGACCGCTACCTCGCGGTATGGATCCTGCTCGCCATGGCCGTCGGTCTCGGCCTGGGCCGCCTGATCCCGGGGATGAACGACGCGCTCGCGAAGATCGAGATCGGCGGGATCTCCCTGCCGATCGCGCTCGGCCTGCTGGTCATGATGTATCCGGTGCTGGCCAAGGTCCGCTACGACAGGCTCGACACCGTCACCGGCGACCGCAGGCTGATGGTCTCCTCGCTGGTCATCAACTGGATCGTCGGCCCCGCCGTCATGTTCGCCCTGGCGTGGATCTTCCTGCCCGACCTGCCCGAATACCGCACCGGCCTGATCATCGTCGGCCTCGCCCGCTGCATCGCCATGGTCATCATCTGGAACGACCTCGCCTGCGGCGACCGCGAAGCCGCCGCCGTCCTCGTCGCCCTCAACTCCGTCTTCCAGGTCCTCGCGTTCGGCGTACTGGGCTGGTTCTACCTCGACCTGCTGCCGCGGTGGCTGGGCCTCGGCGACGGACAGGGCCTCGACGTGCCCGTCTGGCACATCGCCCTCAACGTCATCGTCTTCCTCGGTGTCCCGCTGCTCGCCGGCTTCCTCACCCGCCGCATCGGCGAGAGGAAGATGGGCCGCGAGTCGTACGAGGCGACGTTCCTGCCGAGGATCGGGCCGTGGGCGCTGTACGGGCTGCTGTTCACGATCATCGTCCTGTTCGCCCTTCAGGGGAGGACGATCACCTCGCAGCCGCTGGACGTCGTACGGATCGCACTGCCCCTGCTGGTGTACTTCGCGATCATGTTCTTCGGCTCCTTCCTGCTCGGCAAGGCACTCGGACTCGCCTACGACCGCACCGCGACCCTGGCCTTCACCGCGGCCGGCAACAACTTCGAGCTGGCCATCGCCGTCGCCATCGCCACCTTCGGCGTCACCTCCGGCCAGGCCCTGTCGGGTGTCGTCGGCCCGCTGATCGAGGTTCCGGTGCTGATCGGGCTGGTGTACGTCGCGCTGGCCTGGCGCGGCAGGTTCGCCCCGTCCGTCGCAGCGGGCCGGGAGGGCTGA